A stretch of the Lepidochelys kempii isolate rLepKem1 chromosome 15, rLepKem1.hap2, whole genome shotgun sequence genome encodes the following:
- the HIC2 gene encoding hypermethylated in cancer 2 protein, whose product MELPNHAKQLLLQLNQQRAKGFLCDVIIVVENALFRAHKNILAASSMYFKSLVLHDNLINLDTDMVNPTVFRQILDFIYTGKLLTTDQPGEQNFNALLTAASYLQLHDLAALCRKKLKRNGRSFTGRAGGPSVGRPPRSQRLSTTSVIQTRYSGSTEGMKGSHSKELPKGKVSDDEIFISSSNQENSHSLSRGASKNGGSANGSSGDQELGLDLSKKSPSLPAAASQDDTQHSESQHGSPQSASAPAANSASSFDESAAGAPQSAADSSEPMEMDMNEESHSLAESGQRKSLRHSARKKEWIKKDNAFDRKEGGKGGEEGEGLPNGILVGPLSKSAERNLSNAYGPEQAFQCKEEIENGKEMSDDSGQSECESGGHTSANYVYRQEGFEPVAYGDNLYVCIPCGKGFPSSEQLNAHVETHTEEDLYIKEEGTYGDKEEAEDLSNPNQPYAAESRPFKCSVCEKSYKDPATLRQHEKTHWLTRPFPCNICGKMFTQRGTMTRHMRSHLGLKPFACEECGMRFTRQYRLTEHMRVHSGEKPYECQLCGGKFTQQRNLISHLRMHTSPT is encoded by the coding sequence ATGGAACTGCCAAATCATGCCAAACAACTGCTACTGCAGCTGAACCAGCAACGAGCCAAAGGTTTCCTCTGTGATGTGATTATTGTGGTAGAAAATGCCCTGTTTCGTGCCCACAAGAACATCCTGGCAGCCAGCAGCATGTATTTCAAATCCCTCGTCCTGCATGACAACCTGATTAACTTAGACACGGACATGGTGAACCCCACCGTGTTCCGACAGATCTTGGACTTTATTTATACTGGGAAGCTCTTAACGACTGACCAGCCCGGTGAACAGAACTTTAATGCTCTCCTCACCGCAGCAAGCTACCTCCAACTGCACGACCTGGCAGCTCTCTGCAGGAAGAAGCTGAAGCGGAATGGGAGGTCTTTCACTGGCAGGGCCGGCGGCCCCAGTGTCGGGAGACCCCCCAGGAGTCAGAGGCTTTCTACCACTTCAGTCATCCAAACTCGTTATTCAGGGTCAACTGAGGGCATGAAGGGCTCACACTCAAAGGAGCTGCCAAAGGGAAAGGTCTCTGACGATGAGATCTTCATCAGCAGCTCTAACCAAGAGAACTCTCACTCCTTAAGCAGGGGAGCCAGCAAGAACGGCGGCAGTGCAAATGGAAGCAGTGGCGACCAGGAGCTCGGCCTCGACCTGTCCAAAAAAAGCCCGTCGCTCCCCGCGGCAGCCTCCCAGGACGACACACAGCACAGTGAAAGCCAGCACGGCTCTCCCCAATCTGCCTCAGCCCCCGCAGCCAACAGTGCCTCATCATTCGACGAGTCTGCAGCCGGAGCCCCCCAGAGTGCAGCAGACAGCAGCGAGCCCATGGAGATGGACATGAACGAGGAGAGCCACTCCCTGGCGGAGAGCGGCCAGCGCAAGAGCCTCCGGCACTCGGCACGCAAGAAGGAGTGGATCAAGAAAGACAATGCTTTTGACCGGAAAGAGGGGGGCAAAGGTGGTGAGGAAGGCGAGGGGCTACCCAATGGCATCCTGGTGGGTCCCTTGTCCAAGTCGGCCGAGCGGAACCTGAGCAACGCCTATGGCCCGGAGCAGGCATTCCAGTGTAAAGAGGAGATAGAAAACGGCAAGGAGATGAGCGATGACAGTGGACAGAGCGAGTGTGAGAGTGGGGGGCACACCAGCGCCAACTACGTCTACCGGCAGGAGGGGTTTGAGCCTGTGGCCTACGGTGACAACCTGTATGTCTGCATCCCCTGTGGCAAGGGCTTCCCCAGCTCCGAGCAGCTCAACGCCCACGTAGAGACGCACACTGAGGAAGACCTCTACATCAAGGAGGAAGGCACATATGGCGACAAGGAGGAAGCTGAGGATTTGTCCAACCCTAACCAGCCCTATGCTGCAGAATCCCGGCCCTTTAAGTGTTCAGTATGCGAGAAGAGCTACAAGGATCCAGCCACTCTGCGGCAGCATGAGAAGACTCACTGGCTGACACGGCCCTTCCCTTGCAACATCTGCGGCAAGATGTTCACACAGCGGGGCACCATGACACGGCACATGCGCAGCCATTTAGGGCTCAAGCCCTTTGCTTGCGAGGAATGCGGGATGCGCTTTACCCGGCAGTACCGACTGACAGAGCATATGCGTGTCCACTCAGGAGAAAAACCCTACGAATGTCAACTGTGTGGTGGGAAATTCACCCAGCAGCGCAATCTGATCAGCCACCTGCGAATGCATACCTCTCCCACATAA